Sequence from the Phlebotomus papatasi isolate M1 chromosome 5, Ppap_2.1, whole genome shotgun sequence genome:
GTTGTGTAGATTTCACTGTACCTGTGATAAGGTGCATAGCGTTGTTCAGCTGCGTATCTACTTTGTGTACATGCGCGCTGTTGTGCCAGACTGGGGCGCAGTATTCCGCTGCAGAGTACACAAGTGCGAGCGTGGCAGTTCTAAGGGACTGGGCGTCAGCCCCCCAAGTCGTGCCAGCTAACTTTTGAATTAGATTTACCCGGGAACTGGTTTTCTTGGCTGTCTTTTCTAGATGAGGCTTATATGTGAGTGTGCGATCCAAAGTGACACCAAGGTACTTTGGGTGCTCGACATGATTGATTGTAGAACCCTCAAAGCACACATTTAATTTACTGTGTGCCTCACGATTATTCAAATGAAATGCGCAAGCCTCCGTTTTTGCTGGATTGGGTTGCAAGCGCCACCTGCGAAAGTATGTGCTGAGGATTGAAAGATCCGATTCCAGGATTTCCTCAATCTCAGTAAGCGACTCCGACTGGACAGCCAAAGCCAAGTCATCGGCATACTGAAATTGTTTGGCTTGGGTCCGTGGAGTATCACTTATGTATAAATTGAATAGAGAAGGAGCTAGAACGCTACCCTGCGGAAGTCCTTCATTCAGTCTGCGCCAGCTACTGCTTTTGTTGCCAAGGAACACTTGGAAATAGCGGTTTGACAACATGTTGTTTAGCAGGCCGGATAGCTTAGCACAGGGTATCACCTCCATAAATTTGAGAAAGAGTCCATCACGCCAGACAGTATCGTAGGCTGCTGTCAGGTCGACAAACACCACACCAGTTTTCTGCCGGCGTTCGTAACCGGCTTCAACGTGGGAGGTGAGTGCAAGCACCTGCTCTGTGCAACCACGATGTTTTCTAAAGCCTGCCTGGGAAACTGGGGTTGCTCGGTCAATATGAGGTTGTATACGGTGAAGGATCATTCTTTCAAGAAGTTTATACACAACACTGACGAGTAAAGAAATAGGACGGTAATGGGCGGCGTCTGTACCATCCTTGCCAGGTTTTAGAATGGCAATCACTTTTGCTCGCTTGAAAAGTTTAGGAAGGTGGCCAGTATCCAAGATGCGGTTGAATAAGTCAACCAGCCAACACTTAACTTTTGGACCAGCGTTCTTGATGAATTCAGGGTAGATTCCATCGAACCCTGCGGCTTTCCCCAACTTTACACTTAACAGAGCACATTCCAAATCTGCAGTAGAAAACCTACCAGAAAGGGAAGACTCTGTtagtgtttttcttttgcatcgGACCTCTCTTCTGGTCAACTCCAGATCAACTTTCGACAGTTTAGTCTTAGAGACCCGAATTAACCGAGAGGCGACGCTGTTAGGAGATATTTTGTTAACTGTGGCTTCACATCTGGAATCAGCACCCAGCTTTCGGAGAAGCCTCCAAGCCTTGCGACTGGAATGCGTGAAGTCTGTGTTCTCCACAGTTTCCCTCCACTTTCTCTTCCGCTGGTCATCCAACTCCGTTAACAAGCGAGCAGCGACTTTGTTGTTATTTGTCGCGTTGTACTCCTCGTACAACTCATCGCAGTTCTCGTTCCAACCGGGGATGTATTGCTTTTAACGTTCATATGAACCAGGATGTGCAGGAATAAACTGCACAACGTGGTCAAAATCCTTAGAAAAGGCAGCCCAATTAGCCTTTCGAAAGTTCCAGCGCGGCTTTGGCTCTGACTCCACCAATGGAATACTTATTCCATAGTGAAGGAGTACTGGGCGGTGTTGACTATTGGGAAAACCACTCAGAACAGAGCGTTTAGCCCCATTTACCTCCCCATCGTGGTTTTTGGTGACAATCGTAAGGTCAGGATTATAATCCTTTTGCCACCGGGCAGATCTGAAAGTCCCTTTACTCTTCGAACTGTAGATGAGATACAAGTTGTTCAGTGTCATCCACTCAAACAGCAAGTTTCCATCAATGTCACTATCCTCATAACCCCAGGCCTGATTGTGTGAGTTGAAATCACCAACATATACTGCCGGGTGCGAAAAGGATTTGAGCGGAACACGAGGCCATCTAGAACTTGGTGGCTTGTAGACATTGATGACCGTGACTCCGCTTACTTCAATGGCAAGAACATGTATATTGTCTGTACAGTCCTTATACACCACATTATAGTTGGGAATAGATGACTTGATGTACGTTGCTACACCGTGGACAGCACTGTGGATGGCATCGACAAGCACATAACCCGGAATGCTTCCTCTACTTCGCAGGTTTTCATCTGAAATTGTATGTGTCTCTTGAATCGTGATGATGTCGACGCGTTCATCTCGCATTAGCCGAGCGAGATATTCACTCTTTGCCTTTGACATACCTTCAACGTTGAGGTGACAAATTCTTAGACTTGCACCAACGTCTAGCGTCAAGGAGTCCTGAAAAGGACTGTTTGTTCTTGGATTGTTTTGTCTCATTTGTTGTAGCCATGTTACGGCGTCGACTGTTGACATTGGTTACGCTGGGATAGTATTTACTCTTTCGTTTGTAAAACGGAGGCGAAACTACTATTATAGCCCCCAGCGCATGCAGGGAGGGCCacccgaaaaaaaatcaaattgcgtGGATTTCGAGATGCGTGCAGGCTGTCAACTTCCTCCCCCCTTGACGTATATAACTGAGTACAACATTCAAAGCCTCGAGCGCCTGTTCTGCTGAAACATATTTCTCAACATTGTTTTGCACTGCAGAATGAGCAAAATTAGGTTCAAAATCTTCGAGATCATTTTCAACCTCTTCTTGTTCAGAATTGACACACTGCATACTCCTCACCATATCAAAAATTGTGTCCTCACTAATCTCCAAACAATTATCACTTTGCGACCAGTCTCTAATATCCTCCGCAGTGATAAGGCCAATATGTGGCAAATCATTGGCCAACTGGATCAAGTGGTCCATGTCCACACTATCTGTATGGACTTCATCATTCAAAAATTGGTCTTCACTTAGGATGTTTGAGCTGAAGGTCGTTTCGAAAATTCCCTTCCAACTTCTGGCAATAGTATTTGCATCAACTTAGTCCCACCAGAGGAacaacgactccttcatattacCATAATgataatatgaaggagtcgttgaGAGGAACCAACATagaaggaaaaagtcgtttttctgcttatgtagtggtagtcgccagcatttgaaaaaaaaacgtcgccaagattgctttttaaagtcaatttgtgaggtttaattaatgaaatttcaataagaattcatgttaacatagaaaaaatagtttttagaattagtttagtgACACAGAATTGATTAAAAGGCGTGATTTAATAGTAAAAACAGGCTAAATATGGGTCGCCAagcgacttttgcaacatttcataattcgtggaaaattatgaaaattatgtggaaaatcggtgatttatgaattggaatagaaaattggcGAGTATTGGAAGCACTTCtcagtatttcttttttaaattatccgtggaaaatcttttaaaaattgcCTTGAAAAGGTGCCTGCTTTGCTCGAAGAAATGCACCAAGATGGTTCAGTTGTCAAATAGAAGATGGCGGACAGTGCCCTTTAGGACATTTCTCTTGATGTTTTTGCGTAATTTTGCACGGAAGTAAGCGAATTTCGGCAGTAATTTCATTACAAATCATTAAAGAATTGGCCAGTGAAgagatttgtgagaaaattctgtgatttttcctattttttcttgtgtatttttagtgtgaaaattacCCTGCAAAAAGAGCATGCACACTACATTTTTCGTTTGTTTTGGGGCTCTTGGGGGCTTTTCTCAGTCATCCTGGCATTCTAACTTTTCTGGAGGGAGGCCTAGAAGTAATAGGTAGACTCCCAGACAATCCGTGTGCTGTTTCGAAGCCCTCCGGACACTAAAATTCATTCCATTAGATCACCATAAGTGTCATTGACtcgaaaaaatcctttttatccTTCTAGAAAATGGCTAAAAATCTCACATCCCTTACATTGTAAGGATTCTAGATTAGTTTCTTTTTCTATGTAaaggaagaaagaataaaaatattataagaaacATTAATAATTTCCAATTATCTATTAGTGTTCGTTGACCCATTTTCTTTTGGTCTCAAAAAAAACATGcaagttttacaaatttatcacaattatcgcatttttttatatttattagacctcttgcaacaaaattaggcaggaaaaattcctcaataataattaaaattattaaaaacatcaaaaaataaatgcaatatcagccacttttttttagtgttgccagattcgaatgcaaaaatgactttttcctttagtggTGGTTCCTCTAGTCCCACGCTTGAGCTGTacacaaaattacctttaagATGTCAACTGCTTTGACAGCATTCATCACATTCgcatcaatttcaatttgttcGAGGACAAATTCAAGGAAaagttttcgatttttttttttaaaacttccaTTGCATTTTGATCCATTGGTTGAATTTGGGACGTAACACTAGGAGGCAGGAACATCACAGGAATAGGCAAGTGTTTTATTCGGAAGTCTTTTAAAGTTCAACCCCGTCTCATCAGCATTATATATCTGATGAAAATTCAGATTCTCTtcttcaacgattttttgtagGTGATTGACAAACGATGGTAGCAAGTCTTCCCTGGAAGACAGAGTCTCTCCACATACTGTGAGCTGTCTCACTTCGTGTTGTTTCTTCCATCGGCTAAGCCACCCGGAACTAGCAGAGAAGTTGGCAGGACCATCATGATAGACTTTATGAAACTGTAGTGCTTTGGCTTTAGAAGAGGGCCAGAAATTGGTACACCTACAATAAAGAATACGAGTCGAATATGAGCCGAATAAAGTCACCCCCTGGAATGTTCgttattttggccaaatttctaTAGAGAATTCAAATTTCCACCATGAAGGCATGACGCGAGCGACACGCCGCGGACAGATCCGTAACCCCTTGACAATCGCCGcattgttgtgttttttttttattctggtgGTCCAGAGTTTTGTGGATAAAACAAGTGAGAAAATCAGcaaattgtagaaaaaatataatttccagCAATTACTGAGTGTGCGTGAAGATATCCGTGCAGTGAAACGTGTGAAAAATGAAGTGCGCGGTCATAAATTGCTTCAACTCTAAGCACCGAAATCCCAATGGGGTGACCTTCCACAGGTAAGttacaattttcttctttcttttgacgcagcaattttagtgaaaaatagtgAGTGAAAGCTTATTTAATTGTGAATGCGTGGGGGTGTAATTTGTTCTAAGCGGCGATTAAtatgaatagaaaaaaattctgaaaaatgtgGATACGGTGAAAATCTTCCCGGCCAACATATTCGACAGGATTGTATTTAGGGGTAATTTTGTCTTGCGAAAAAACATCttcaattgcttttttttaaatcagtgaaaaaattgtttgagCTTATAGAAAATGAGTTTTCGAATAAAAACCAACTCAATATTCGTGTATTTAGGTTTGGTGAATTGACGAAGAGGCTATATtgcacatttcttttttttaataaaactaaagaaaataatttaaactaAAGATTAGAAACAAGTGGAAAGtgggataaaataaaatatgctaAAGAATATCTCTGACttgtatttttgcaattttgttttggaattattattttttttagatttccaAGTAACTTGCAAGTTCGGGAAATTCGGGCTACACGTCTAGAGCTCTCTATGTCCCTTGTAGGGAAGGATAAGTATGTGTGCAGCATGCACTTCAGGCCAGAAGATATCAAACAGAAAAATACTTCTAAAACGCAGCGCTTCAAATATGTGCATTTTTTTGGATCCAACTGCTCTTCCGATTGTAAGTATCATTTTTCCTTATTGCGCAAAATGAgcagaaattttattgaataagatAAATGTAAAGATATATAAAGATTTATAACTAATTTAATATAGTagtttatataatatttgtttctgatctttttgttgaaaaacaTGTCATTAAGAAAAACAGAAATCTTACTAATTACCACGTACCtatcaaattttgagaattttctcagtAATTTTATTCTATGGTTAAATTTATGCATATTTCTCTTCATGATGGAAGAAAGTGGTCTCTTAGACGTGGACGTAGAACAGTATTGCAAATGTCCTATAGGATTGTTCTGATTAGAAATCTCTTAGTTCTTTTAGAAGATCATAGACAAAATAAATAAGCATTTATTTCtcgtattaaataaatattattttatattcaaaataataagaaaatgtaGAGTAAATTGCTACTTTTCTTGAATTTCCTTGAAATCGAAGTCAAAAATTGCTAGTATAATATcgcatgattttgattttttttgctttttttctaatAAGAGATGAATCACTAATATGAATCTTCATCCATAAATCTAACTTATTTATACGATATTTTGTTGTGTTCGAGATCTACGAGCGTACTTATATacagtccacttttttataaattgacaGCACTGTAGTTTTTAAACagcaagagatatcaactttaggttatcgatgaccccccccccccagaaATCAATGTATTCTAGAGAATTCACTTACCCAATTCACACCCCCCAACCCCTCCATCCCTTTcaaaaaattacgttttttctttatatttggCCCTACGGATTCAGATCATTTTCGGTGTGTTTCAGAGCAAGTCCGGGCGAATATTTCGACCAGACACCCAAGACCAGAAAAAATCGCAATCTTGAATTTATTAATGTCAATGATTCTGGAGGGCTTATTTCTCAAACAAATTGGTCGATTTTTGATTTAATTGAAAGGTATCGAAATCctaaacccggctgcatcggtctcaaCCGCTAATGAATTGGTAATGTACCGgattttgatatatttcaaaaatataaattatcgcaaatttttggtttttttttttaatttcaaattaaactttGATAAATTCgctttaaaaaatatctatgtttatttttctataGACTAGAATAAGTCTAGAAAAGTAAAAGTTGCAATTAACATACTTATCTTAccagtaaattatttaattaaaagattaaacttaggaaaatcaaaatatattgcattttaatttgaaaacacttTGTTGTTCGTCGTAAAATCCTATAGAATCTTAAAGGTTTATATTCATAAGAGCAATTTTATCGCAAAAGTTTCATTCTGTTACCTAAAAAACATCTTATTTATCTTCTAAATTACGATATAGGCATAAAATAGAATCTGTGCAACCTCACATGACTTCATAGTAATATTGTTGGTTCAATGATAACCATTTATATATCGCTCATTGGATTTAAATGGAGTTCATCTCAATCTGTgtcatttttcaggaaacagtattaaatattcaattcgttataaataaatatcttacgcaaatttttgtACAATAACTGTTTGGTTCTATTCTATTTGTCTGAGCACAATtataaacattgaaattttcacGTTTTTAACTTATAAAATATGTTCTCTTCTTGTATGTAGTGAAGATGGTCCCT
This genomic interval carries:
- the LOC129808680 gene encoding uncharacterized protein LOC129808680, with the translated sequence MSTVDAVTWLQQMRQNNPRTNSPFQDSLTLDVGASLRICHLNVEGMSKAKSEYLARLMRDERVDIITIQETHTISDENLRSRGSIPGYVLVDAIHSAVHGVATYIKSSIPNYNVVYKDCTDNIHVLAIEVSGVTVINVYKPPSSRWPRVPLKSFSHPAVYVGDFNSHNQAWGYEDSDIDGNLLFEWMTLNNLYLIYSSKSKGTFRSARWQKDYNPDLTIVTKNHDGEVNGAKRSVLSGFPNSQHRPVLLHYGISIPLVESEPKPRWNFRKANWAAFSKDFDHQYIPGWNENCDELYEEYNATNNNKVAARLLTELDDQRKRKWRETVENTDFTHSSRKAWRLLRKLGADSRCEATVNKISPNSVASRLIRVSKTKLSKVDLELTRREVRCKRKTLTESSLSGRFSTADLECALLSVKLGKAAGFDGIYPEFIKNAGPKVKCWLVDLFNRILDTGHLPKLFKRAKVIAILKPGKDGTDAAHYRPISLLVSVVYKLLERMILHRIQPHIDRATPVSQAGFRKHRGCTEQVLALTSHVEAGYERRQKTGVVFVDLTAAYDTVWRDGLFLKFMEVIPCAKLSGLLNNMLSNRYFQVFLGNKSSSWRRLNEGLPQGSVLAPSLFNLYISDTPRTQAKQFQYADDLALAVQSESLTEIEEILESDLSILSTYFRRWRLQPNPAKTEACAFHLNNREAHSKLNVCFEGSTINHVEHPKYLGVTLDRTLTYKPHLEKTAKKTSSRVNLIQKLAGTTWGADAQSLRTATLALVYSAAEYCAPVWHNSAHVHKVDTQLNNAMHLITGTVKSTQLPWLPVLSNIAPPKLRREAAAVREVTNCRENANSLLYTELQELPSRRLKSRRPPWTVDPSITGVDFCLEQKWKEIWSRAAPVNGHLVRDPTSRVPGFDLRRREWAMLNRFRTTQGRCAYLLHKWGMADSPECDCGSAFQTMSHIVNDCPRRGFVGGLGSLDRLPQAAHDYLRNLDLNL